acgATTGAaagctcaggttggccaaaagGAGGATTTTaaaccgactattgggaagttcagtgCTCACCGACTGACGAActaaaacggcctacgactagtGTATTtcaccgcctccaagaatatggtacacctggagatcgctactgcagacagaatcacaaatcgaccacgttctgattgattgACGGCACTTCtacgacattatcgacgtcaggaaatatcgtggcgctaacatcgactctgaccactatctggtgatggttaaactgcgcccaaaactacccgtcatcaacaatgttcggtaccgacgatcgccgcggtacgacctagagcgactgaagcaacctaatgtcgccactgcatacgcgcagcatctcgaggcagcgttgccggaagacgGTGAGCTCGATGAGGCCCCTCTTAagaactgctggaatacagtcaaagcagccattaacgacgcagcggagaacaacgtcggatatgtgagacgaagtcgacggaacgattggttcgacgaagagtgcagacagattctgtaggagaaggacgcagcgcgggcggccACGCTGCAgaaaggtacccggcagaacgtggaacgttatagacgaaagcggagacagcagacccgcctttttcaggaaaagAAACGCCGTTTGGAAGAGGCGAAGTGCGAGAAAATGGAACAGCtgtaccgttctcaagaaacacgcaagttctatcagaagctcaacgcattccgcaaaggcttcgtgccgcgagcagaaatgtgcagggataaggatggttGGGTGCATCTTGACCGACGAACCTGTGTGAtcgaatggcgctgagagtacaggcagtgaaagtcaaggcagcggagacgACTACGTCAGTGCAGCGGACGATAGAAGCCACCATCAGTAAAAGAGTTCGTGGAAAGTTATCAatccggcttcgttgacggccgctcgataaCGAACCAAATctttacccgagcaaagcttgagagcataTCGATAACTtcttttgatgttgtgaaatcgccgaatatgattacctaatttgatatctttttggtcgtttcaacggttaaaataacaaaatgtatagcagaaaaatcttactgtgacatcaaatcgaaaactattcctgccatcgatgagagcaaatcgaaaacatattttgatattgatgtcgataacaaaataagtactcaGTTTGATATctgatcatacaatttagaaatcaacagcaaaatgagatcaaaatatgtaatcgatcatgatgattcaaatttgaaaaaaaaattatgaaccCAGTAGTCGAAGAATTCGTCTAttttggatccttgctaacggctgatagcaatgttagtcgtgaaatacgaaggcgcgtcatctgtggaagtcgggcgtACTACGAACTCCAGaaaaaactgcggtcaaaaaagattcaccaccgcaccaaatgtggcatgtacaagacgctgataagaccggtagtcctctacggatatgaaacatggacaatgcatGAGAAGGATTTGCCGGACAGCAAACCCTACAacgatggtgtttgcttccgattcggcaggtacgagacgacgtggagcacagcgagcgaggtcGGCAGACCAGGTGctaaacgacttggcgagcgtggggcgcattcgaggatggagagatgcggcctcgaaccgtgcattgtggcgtcaaattgttgtatgttatctgtttagatgtaaactaaataaatgaaacgcTGGTCcgagacacatttttatcgaattaggTATTAGGCTGACTAGATCATTTcagtgaaaaaacgggacaaacgcacaTGCAAAACAGGACATATCAATAAAACATTTGTCAAAATTCAAGAGTTgtggaaatataaaaaagttgggtttaattttcattttccgtatAGGTTAGAGAAAGTAAGAGAGTAAATCATTCACCactaaatactaaactacaaatatttcaatcTTAAAAGGGGCGCGGATAAAAACACGAAGTTTGTGTTTCTTCGCATTACGcatttttcaatattaaaaaaaataaacatgcaTCAAGGATTCTATTAGTCAAAGTACCCTGCCTAAAGCCAGTCTGGGCATTAGAAAGATAATAATACAATGAtcttatgaaaaaaaacaagAGGACAAAACCCCCCTGCAAAAACCCTTTTCCATGAATACAAGTGTGGGAAAATCTGCGGATAAGAATAAtaagaatctcaacaaggaaaaaacattaataaaatgtaattttaaatattaCCATGACTATGGTTGGCGCATgtgaataaatgtcaaatctaatcaatgGACAGCCCTTTTTAATCGAAATTGATCTAAGGTGAAATTGTCCACAATCACCTCGCGTTTTCAGTCATCTGTTTTATTTttggctttgctgcgtcgcagcaagcgTAAAGGAAACAGATGACAGATGCTCGTTGCTTCAGTATTGATATTGagtccttgaaaacgcgaggtgaaACAAAATTGGATTCCAAAAAGCTCGTGTGGCTCGTCCTTACatgacgctaaaagtagcctcacaccccgggaatcttgtccattggTTATGTTACcatcagagtgtatgtaattaattacatacactctggttaccatgtgcttccaaaaaggcgggactcatgcaatttcgtcgcgaAAGGTAAAACCTTGTAAAATTTATAGactcccgagcaggagaaattgcctaaataatacttaattctgttattgataccatactctgttatgaactagccctgcataagaggtaacataccaaaggaataacaccaaaaactaatttccacaatacttaagccataacaaactcagttattaaaatgaatttcaataccaaatgtaTAACCGATTggtattcgtttggtattgaaatacctaagcatggtattcctcaagtattctgcatataagtttttggtattattttttggtattttgcctcttatgcaaggctaaatcataccaatttctgttatcgaggtcgtcgctcctgctcgggctgGTTTGCAGCTCGGCGTCTCGGAGATTTCCACCGGATTGTACTGAAATTCGGGCTGAAATTCTAATTTTCTACaacggaatcccataaatcCTGCCCACACAAATTTGTAGACAAGTTTTTGATCTGTGAATAGCCTTAAAGTACGTAAGCACCGAAATTCCCTCGGTTTGATCTTAATCTTGATCTTTAACTcgatttataaataatttttaatatcGAAGAATCAAACGATTGTAAAATATGTGGTAAAGCAGATTTGAACCTACTTTgctacttaaaaaaaaacattgaagatgaacttaatctggaaattagaatgtctgtccctgattttcaggatataCTTTCCTACCGAATTTAAGCTGAAAGAAGTTATTGAAAGGAAACTGCATGAACAAATCTCCTGGAGAAACAAACTGTTGTTATTAACTATAAAAAACCTTTAAAAAAGTCGTTCTATGGAAAATACATAACGACATAGATAGAATTGTTTTAAAAgtaacactaataacaaaacatctaacacttttttgatggatttcgtccactttctttgcatttggttttagattcctgtctacaatattgaatttgtttgaataatatttaggagctctttggaagaatcaatcaaaaaacgacaaattggacaaattgaggatttttcaaattaagacgggacagcacaataaggtctaaaaaacgggacggCCCCGTTAAATagggtacgtatggtcagcctacaaGTTATCTAAtaataacacacgttgttttaaataacaaccattgctagaattgagttataattttgttatgcattcctgatcgggtacTTATGCCTAATATTTATAGAAATTGCAAACAATGGCTGATAGGCAGGCATGCTAATTAATTATATGGCTGAATTATGTTTGATTGTTTTTAGCCATTTTGTTTAATTCACGTAACAACCGTAAACCACATGAGGttaaaaatatgcaaaaatatgaaTCCTGGATACTGTTTAAGTATAATAATGAATATTAACGGCAATATTGATAGATTCATCCCTCGAAGTGAAATTCACTCACCTATAACAGCTCGTATTGCCGCAGATGCATCCGCTGGATGATGTCTCGACAATCGTTGAAAACTCTTTTGATGTTTTCTGTGTCCACCGCACATGTAAAGTGCGGATAGCAGTAATGCTTTCCGTCTCCACTGGCTGTCGATATACGCTGAAGAAGTAAAAAAAGCGTTAGTTGATTTGAATCCATCCTAACTGAATTAATACAAACCAAAAATTCATCTCGAATGAAATATTTTGCCCTAATCACCTCGGGTTCTTCTCCCATCTCACAAACGGCGTCGGCTGAAATCATGAAATAAACAACCTTCAAAGATGCTGGATGGAGAGTTTTTGAGATTACATACCCGGCGTCTGGTAACGATTGAACTCACTAAAGTAGTCGGAAAGTTTGCTCTTGCCAGctttgattttttcagccaacaAATCTTGCTTGTTCAGAAACAATATAACTGATATTGTTCGTAACCATCTGTTAAAACCCGAATTAATtacaaatcaattaaaaaattaTACATTCAGACAGTGCAATTACCTATTGTTCcaaatacttttgaaaagttcCAGCGATTCTCTCAGCCGGTTTTGCGTGGGATCCTCTCGCAGGACCATATTATAACTAGAACACGCCGTCACGAAAATGATTGCAGTGACATCGTTAAAACACTGGATCCACTTACGCCGTTCGTCCCGCTGACCGCCAACGTCGAACATGCTACACAGTCGAGAAGAAAAATCATACGTTAGATACGCGTTCTTTTATCGCATATCTCCAGGAAGCGATACTCACTGAAAATTAACCTTATCAACTTGAAACCTAGTTTCGAATATACCCGACGTTAAGACACGACATCTCAGTATATCCTGCTCGGTTGGAGTATAATTAGGCTGCTTGATTTCACTAACTCGATCCAAAAAGCTGTAAGTATGACGACAAAGAAATGGGGAAATGCATTAAGATCAACCGATTTTGGTGGCAAAAAGGGAACCCAGTTACTCACTATTTAGCACAATCAATTAATTGGTATTCATTCGATCGCTCGTAGGTCTGCTGAACACCGCGATCTTTCCACAGTTCCTCTGTATTCTCGTAGAACTCCGGTGGATAATTGAAGTCAGGACCTGCAGGATTACAAAGCAACACACGCAATTAGGAAGTAGTTAAATACCCGCAGGaatgataaaaaatatattgattgtATTGTAATTCTCGCAGTGTTGGGAAACTTGTACATTAACTCTTTCAGGACGGATAGTCCATTTAAATTGGCTGTTTAAAATCACACTAGAGAGCTATGTATACTGAGTCGCTTTTCACACGATTGGTTTTCGGCCTTTTCTGATCCTTGGACTGATAAACACATTATTGAGTTGATCccatgaaaaaatacaaaaaagtcgAAGAAACATCAGATGGTATTTAATtggttggggccctccttagcctagcggtaagttGTGCGGCTATAAAGCCGCTGAgtgtggctaggttcgattcccggtgccggcctaggcaattttcggtttggaaattgtctcgacttccctgggcatgagaGTATCttcgtattagcctcatgatatacgaatgcaaaaatagtaacttcgcttagaaacctcgcggttaataactgttgaagtgctgaatgaacactaagcagcgaggcgtaATATCCCAGTGGGGAAAGtgataccaataagaagaaaaggaTTTGGCttagattcggtgcaaatttgttcaaaaacagttttttgttgttttctcgaaatagtgtaaagtggacttatgcagtttctcaaacaaatgattcaattctcttagaatccaaaaaaaatagttttcattaaAGTTTATCTCATTTAAATGAgcaaataaatgtatttttttaaagcaagAAAAACATTTGGTCGATTGTTATAAATTCTTTCACGGTTTTGGagaatctgaaatatttcaaGTAAATACGAAAGGCTATACATTTTGTCACATACATATTTTTAGACTATTTTTTATCttgggacattttgtttctagacAAATTTGCAGATACATTCGAGGATGCATACTACAGAACAGTTAGAACGGTCTAGGGATCCTGGTACCTACAGGAAAGTGATCAGTACCACTAAAAAAGTGATCATTTCCCGAGGGCACCAGgtttcccagggaacctccggaagtagTCAATGTGCTCAGAAGCTTTGTAAATGTGGTCTATTGTATTTGtcttgcaaaatcatgaaatttaaTATGTCGCAAGCTAGGTTCcagaaccattcaaaagtgATCACTTCCCTGGGGGCACCtagttcccagggaacctccggaagaagCCAATGTGCCCAGAAGCTCTGCAAAGatcttctattgtatttatcttgcaaaatcatgaacttttatatattgCAAGCTGGGGTTCAGAACCACtctaaaaaaaaacaggaaaCCTCCGGATGTAGTTAATATTCTCAGCAGGTgggcaaatgtcttctattgtatttgtctttcaaaatcctAAAGTTTGATATGTTGTAAGCTGGGGTTCAGTGATCAGTTTCTTGAGGGACCAGGTTCCCAAGGAACCTCCATAAGTGCCCAGAAGCTCTGCAAAtctcttctattgtatttgtctTGCAAAATCATGCACTTTGTTATGTCGCAAGCTGGCGttcagaaccactcaaaaagtgaccacttccctgcgGCCTgaagttcccagggaacctACGGATGTAGCTAATGTGCCCAGAAGCtgtgcaaatgtcttctattgtatttgtctTTCAAATTCATAAAGGTTAACATGTTACAAGCTGGGGTTCAGTGATCACTTTCTTGAAGGCACCAGGTTTCcggggaacctccggaagtggtcCATGTACACAGAAGCtttgcaaatgtcttctattgtatttgtctTGCAAAATCATGCactttgatatgtcgcaagctgGTATTCAGAACCACTCTAAAAATTACCACTTCCCTGCGGCCACCAAGTTCCCAGGGAACCTACGGATGTAGCTAGTATGCCCAGAAAATGTCTTCTATTTTATTTgacttgcaaaattgtaaagTTTGATACGTCCCAAATTGGGGttcagaaccactcaaaaagtgaccacccTGGAGGCACCAAAATTTCTTATATTGTATTTGTCTTGCctaatcatgaagtttgatatgtcgcaagctgGGGCTCCCAAGGAACCTGTCAATGTGCCCAGGagctctgcaaatgtcttctaatgtatttgtctttcaaaatcatgaaatttgataCAACCTGGGGTTAACaaccactcaaaaagtgaccacttccctgcgGCCTgaagttcccagggaacctACGGATGTGGCTAATGTGCCCAGAAGCTGTGAAAAtgccttctatttttttttttttttctttatttgagtgatttttaagtaaagtacaaagttcatcacgtaaatgttttctattgtttttgtCTTTCAAATTCATAAAGGTTAACATGTTACAAGCTGGGGTTCAGTGATCACTTTCTTGAGGGCACCAGGtttccagggaacctccggaagtggtcCATGTACACAGAAGCtttgcaaatgtcttctattgtatttgtctTGCAAAATCATGCACTTTGATATGTCGTAAGCTGGTGTTCAGAACCACTCTAAAAGTTACCACTTCCCTGCGGCCACCAAGTTCCCAGGGAACCTACGGATGGAGCTAGTATGCCCAGAAGCTCTacaaatgtcttctattttaTTTGACTTGCAAAATTGGAAAGTTTGATACGTCCCAAATTGGGGttcagaaccactcaaaaagtgaccggTTTCCCGAACCACCTGTAATCTGATTTTGAAGGTCCAAACGTTCAGTTTCAATTTCCAGTATTACAAACAGATGAATAAAaacgattgcatcattattATGAGCATTTACTACTAGTTATCTATTATTAGAAGGAAGTTGACCTATTTTGACCGCATTTGGCCCAGGAGACTCAGTTTTTCTGATTTAGAAAACTGAACAAAAATTTGAGTTGAGCGTGCGgcttttaaatttgttttgttatttttttgttatttttttttattaaactacaaacaaacaaaaaatgagTCAATACATTCCACAAGAAGGCGTAAAGCACAGTCCAAAATGACAAATGATACAAATGACTTCGCGAGCGAGGATcgagagatgtggcctcgaaccgtgtaccGTTGGGTGACTGAAATCCGTCAACTTCATgatatatcaataaattaaagggggttgaTAAATAATTTATCTAATTCTGTTAATTAACTTGACAGTAAGATTTTTTTgccattgaaatggaaagtaggctttaaaattaaaacaacacaatccgtggctgttgttcacgaaaaaatacaccgtgaacttgttagttcacgaattcatgaacgcttttttttgcgtgcagccTTAGAATATGTAGAAACATATTTATATAGTATCAAACCATGCCTCAAAGTAAAGATTTTTGCTCCCAGAAGCTACTGTAAAATTTTTAGCCAGCGCCGTCATGTCTGAGTAGATTCTCAACTAGCATGAAATTTTATGGGAAAATCGACTGAATGTATGAGAAAATGAATATGAATCCCGTGATTGTTTTCATCTTTTTCTTCAAGATTTAACTTTTGAGTTTTTGGACGAGTCTCTTTGTTTTAATGTAAAGATTGTGAATATCACTAATGAGCGGCATTGAATGACTACAGCGGTTCATCTCAATGTAGACCCATCATCGACCCGACCGGTACTACcataaaaaacccaacttaattcaccgagtggtgatactgcctttctcgcatttagccaagacaccaaccttatatggcgcttatacagtttgattccattttcttaatcttcttttcttctttctcttaataacttttaaacgcaatggtcgatcgttatcaaattcaatagtgatcaacaaggctttgccccctgtcgaatgcaggtatcaggtatcagaacgtcggctcaggaggcacgttcccctcaatttgggagatttgtgccatcgccgtcactggcctttctcatcatttacctgacggaaaaggaagtgaaaaggggaaaggaagaggaagtgaagttggaaaggagaatggaaccatttataggaaagccaattatgtagacgcattcagctagggactaaagagaggtgtcacaaaaacacagaggacgtaacaatggacgaacgtcaaagacgaaacacagagtgcactgtgaaaaacgcataatgcgaatccatataggtgacaatcacaaagtacaaaGTACAAAGTacaaaaatcgcataatgcgaatccatataggtggcaatttgttgaaaactaagtaaaacacatattcataaccccatacttattgaacctcacgttgagattgaacaagagtagccgaacccgaacgtcaagaacgaaacacagagtacactgtgaaaaatgtataatgcgaatccatataggtaacatacacaaagtacattgtaaaaaaaatgcataatgcgaatccatataggtgacaatttgttgaaaactaagtaaaacacatattcataaccccactcttatttaacctcacgttgagattgaacaagagtaaccgaagccgaacgtcaaggacgagacacagagtacactgtgaaaaacgcataatgcaaatccatataggtgacaatttgttgaaaactaagtaaaacacatatccataaccccactc
The nucleotide sequence above comes from Armigeres subalbatus isolate Guangzhou_Male chromosome 3, GZ_Asu_2, whole genome shotgun sequence. Encoded proteins:
- the LOC134222336 gene encoding guanine nucleotide-binding protein G(s) subunit alpha, producing MGCFGSAGSKQSDSNSSEDTKSQKRRSDAITRQLQKDKQVYRATHRLLLLGAGESGKSTIVKQMRILHVNGFSDTERKQKIEDIKKNIRDAILTITGAMSTLTPPIPLEKPDNQARVDYIQDYASGPDFNYPPEFYENTEELWKDRGVQQTYERSNEYQLIDCAKYFLDRVSEIKQPNYTPTEQDILRCRVLTSGIFETRFQVDKVNFHMFDVGGQRDERRKWIQCFNDVTAIIFVTACSSYNMVLREDPTQNRLRESLELFKSIWNNRWLRTISVILFLNKQDLLAEKIKAGKSKLSDYFSEFNRYQTPADAVCEMGEEPEVIRAKYFIRDEFLRISTASGDGKHYCYPHFTCAVDTENIKRVFNDCRDIIQRMHLRQYELL